One region of Natronorubrum aibiense genomic DNA includes:
- a CDS encoding heavy metal translocating P-type ATPase has protein sequence MSTRRAHLEITGMSCSTCSGSVEDAVDELEGVESVSANYATDEGTVAYDPDVVSLSAIYDAIENAGYEAASETKTISVMGMSCSTCSQAVADAATDLPGVVRADVNFATDEATVEYNPADVSLSAIHDAIEDAGYEPVRDDNDTQEESQRERAVETELRRQRRLVIGGGLLTLPFVPIMLAMLGFTPSLHEVLGVEMWLIESLEFALATILMATLGREFLVGAYRAFANNRRANMDTLVAMGTSTGYIYSTAVLFGAIAGAGLYFEAVAFILWFITLGNWLEVRSKARAGSALRELLEMEADEATVVEDGEERQVPLEDVDVGDVLKVRPGEKIPTDGVVVDGQSAVDESMLTGESVPVEKGEGDEVVGSTINENGVLLVEATKVGSETAIQQIVNRVKEAQSRQPEIQRLVDTVSAYFVPAVIVNAVVWATLWSLFPEQLAAFVDWLPLWGPVSGGPEIAAVGGAGVPVLEFSVIVLASALLIACPCALGLATPAATMVGSTLSATNGVLFKGGDVLEQVRGIDTIVFDKTGTLTHGEMTLTDIELVGERATTDGGTAAPDGGALAEPEESLESYVLGAAATAESGSEHPIARAIVEGADERGVTIGEVSEFENVPGHGIRAETDRGTVLIGRRKLLEDEGIDTEPAEETLMRLEREGKTAMPVAVDGQLLGVLAVADEVRESATETVAALRERGTTVVMLTGDNERTAHAVATQVGIDPDNVRAEVLPEDKADHVEDLHADGSRVMMVGDGVNDAPALTTAQVGVAIGSGTDVAIESADVTLMRDDPADVLKAVRISEATIAKVRQNLFWALVYNATLIPIASLGLLNPALAGLAMAFSSVSVMTNSLSFATYDPHEDYRLAVLKPLEWVRG, from the coding sequence ATGAGTACGAGACGAGCGCATCTCGAGATCACAGGCATGTCCTGCTCGACGTGTTCGGGGTCCGTCGAGGATGCCGTCGATGAACTCGAGGGTGTCGAATCGGTTAGTGCGAACTACGCGACAGACGAGGGAACGGTCGCGTACGACCCCGACGTAGTCTCGCTGTCGGCAATCTACGACGCGATCGAGAACGCAGGTTACGAGGCCGCCTCGGAGACGAAGACGATCTCCGTCATGGGGATGTCGTGTTCGACCTGCTCGCAGGCGGTGGCCGACGCGGCCACCGACCTGCCGGGGGTCGTCCGGGCGGACGTGAACTTCGCCACCGACGAAGCGACCGTCGAGTACAATCCAGCTGACGTCTCGCTATCGGCGATCCACGATGCCATCGAGGACGCCGGCTACGAACCGGTTCGCGACGACAATGACACACAGGAGGAGAGCCAGCGCGAACGCGCCGTCGAGACAGAACTGCGCCGCCAGCGCCGGCTGGTGATCGGCGGCGGTCTGCTCACGCTGCCGTTCGTCCCGATCATGCTCGCCATGCTCGGGTTCACTCCATCGCTGCACGAAGTCCTCGGCGTCGAGATGTGGCTGATCGAATCGCTCGAGTTTGCCCTCGCGACGATCCTAATGGCCACGCTCGGCCGGGAGTTCCTCGTCGGTGCGTACCGGGCGTTTGCCAACAACCGACGAGCCAACATGGACACGCTGGTCGCGATGGGCACCTCGACGGGCTACATCTACAGTACGGCCGTCTTGTTCGGGGCCATCGCCGGTGCCGGCCTCTACTTCGAGGCCGTCGCCTTTATTCTCTGGTTTATCACGCTCGGCAATTGGCTCGAGGTTCGCTCGAAAGCCCGTGCGGGCAGCGCCCTGCGGGAACTCCTCGAGATGGAGGCCGACGAGGCGACCGTCGTCGAAGACGGTGAGGAGCGGCAGGTGCCGTTGGAGGACGTCGACGTCGGTGACGTGTTGAAGGTTCGACCGGGCGAGAAGATTCCGACGGACGGTGTGGTCGTCGACGGCCAGAGCGCGGTCGACGAGTCGATGCTCACCGGTGAGTCGGTGCCCGTCGAGAAAGGCGAGGGTGACGAAGTCGTCGGCTCGACGATCAACGAGAACGGCGTGCTCCTCGTGGAGGCGACGAAAGTCGGCTCCGAGACGGCGATCCAACAGATCGTCAACCGGGTCAAAGAGGCCCAGTCGCGCCAGCCCGAGATCCAGCGGCTGGTCGACACGGTCAGCGCCTACTTCGTCCCCGCGGTCATCGTCAATGCCGTCGTCTGGGCGACGCTCTGGTCGCTCTTTCCCGAACAACTGGCCGCGTTCGTCGACTGGCTGCCGCTGTGGGGCCCCGTCAGCGGCGGGCCCGAGATCGCCGCCGTCGGCGGTGCGGGCGTTCCCGTCCTCGAGTTCTCGGTGATCGTGCTCGCCTCCGCGCTGTTGATCGCGTGTCCCTGTGCGCTGGGGCTCGCGACGCCAGCCGCGACGATGGTCGGTTCGACGCTTAGCGCGACTAACGGCGTCCTGTTCAAAGGCGGTGACGTGCTCGAGCAGGTTCGCGGGATCGACACGATCGTCTTCGACAAGACGGGGACGCTCACCCACGGCGAGATGACGCTGACCGATATCGAACTCGTCGGCGAGCGAGCCACGACCGACGGTGGGACGGCCGCCCCGGACGGTGGCGCCCTAGCAGAACCCGAAGAATCCCTCGAGTCGTACGTCTTGGGCGCGGCCGCGACGGCCGAATCCGGCTCCGAACACCCGATCGCGCGGGCGATCGTCGAGGGAGCCGACGAGCGCGGCGTCACGATCGGCGAGGTCAGCGAGTTCGAGAACGTCCCCGGCCACGGCATCCGCGCCGAGACCGACCGCGGCACCGTGCTGATCGGTCGCCGAAAGCTCCTCGAGGACGAGGGGATCGACACCGAACCCGCCGAGGAGACGCTGATGCGTCTCGAGCGCGAGGGGAAGACGGCGATGCCCGTTGCAGTGGACGGCCAGCTGCTGGGCGTGCTTGCGGTGGCCGACGAGGTCCGCGAGAGCGCCACAGAAACCGTCGCTGCACTCCGCGAACGCGGAACGACGGTCGTGATGCTCACCGGCGACAACGAGCGGACGGCCCACGCGGTCGCCACACAGGTCGGGATCGATCCCGACAACGTGCGCGCGGAGGTGCTTCCGGAGGACAAAGCCGACCACGTCGAGGACCTCCACGCGGACGGCTCCCGCGTGATGATGGTCGGCGACGGCGTCAACGACGCACCCGCGCTGACGACTGCACAGGTCGGCGTCGCCATCGGGTCGGGAACCGACGTCGCCATCGAGAGCGCCGATGTGACGCTGATGCGCGACGACCCCGCGGACGTGCTCAAGGCCGTCCGCATCTCCGAGGCGACGATTGCGAAAGTGCGCCAGAACCTCTTCTGGGCGCTCGTCTACAACGCCACGTTGATCCCGATCGCGTCGCTCGGACTCCTGAATCCCGCCCTCGCCGGACTGGCGATGGCCTTCTCGAGCGTGAGCGTGATGACCAACAGCCTCTCGTTCGCGACGTACGACCCCCACGAAGACTATCGGCTGGCGGTCCTGAAGCCGCTCGAGTGGGTCCGCGGGTAA
- the hisG gene encoding ATP phosphoribosyltransferase: protein MRIAVPNKGRLHEPTIDLLERAGLHLENGADRKLYADTVDPDVSVLFARAADIPEYVADGAADLGITGYDQVCEARVDNVEELLDLEFGRCRLVLAAPEDGELETVADMAGKTVATEFPNITADFFADTGVDPDIVEVTGATELTPHVEMADAIVDITSTGTTLKMNRLAVVDDVLSSSVRLFGRDDVLDDPKVEEVRTALASVKQAEGKRYLMMNVPTAKLDDVRDVIPGLGGPTVMNIAGRDGGESDEKVAVHAVVDESDVFETITEVKKAGASDILVTEIERLVE from the coding sequence ATGCGAATCGCCGTTCCCAACAAGGGCCGCCTGCACGAGCCGACGATCGACCTCTTAGAGCGGGCGGGGCTCCATCTCGAGAACGGTGCCGACCGAAAACTCTACGCCGACACGGTCGATCCCGACGTCTCCGTGCTCTTTGCCCGCGCGGCGGACATCCCGGAGTACGTCGCCGACGGCGCGGCCGACCTCGGGATCACCGGCTACGATCAGGTCTGTGAGGCCCGCGTCGACAACGTCGAAGAGTTGCTCGACCTCGAGTTCGGGCGCTGTCGACTCGTTCTCGCAGCCCCAGAAGACGGCGAGTTAGAGACCGTCGCGGACATGGCCGGCAAAACCGTCGCCACGGAGTTCCCGAACATCACCGCGGACTTCTTCGCCGACACGGGTGTCGACCCCGACATCGTCGAGGTCACCGGTGCGACGGAGCTGACGCCCCACGTCGAGATGGCCGATGCCATCGTCGACATTACGAGCACGGGGACGACGCTCAAGATGAACCGACTGGCCGTCGTCGACGACGTCCTCTCGAGTTCCGTGCGGCTGTTCGGCCGCGACGATGTCCTCGACGATCCGAAAGTCGAGGAGGTCCGGACCGCGCTGGCGTCGGTCAAACAGGCGGAGGGCAAACGCTACCTGATGATGAACGTGCCGACGGCGAAACTCGACGACGTCCGTGACGTCATCCCCGGCCTCGGCGGCCCGACGGTGATGAACATCGCCGGGAGAGACGGCGGCGAAAGCGACGAAAAAGTAGCCGTCCACGCCGTCGTCGACGAAAGCGACGTCTTCGAGACGATCACCGAGGTCAAAAAAGCCGGCGCGAGCGATATTTTGGTGACCGAAATCGAGCGACTGGTCGAGTAA
- a CDS encoding DUF7344 domain-containing protein, with the protein MTIHTDRLTTALDRYAPGSSDDLEAALSIDDSIPRAAVRRVLDNDRRCAVLRCLLAEDGPLEVRTLVARIADSEHDATAVTPLLDLRQRVHVSLCQTHLPLLEQYRILSYDQPQGLVAPGATLSAFEAVLD; encoded by the coding sequence ATGACGATCCACACAGACCGACTGACGACCGCGCTGGATCGCTACGCGCCCGGCAGTAGCGACGACCTCGAGGCTGCACTCTCGATCGACGACTCGATCCCGCGTGCGGCAGTCCGCCGTGTGCTGGACAACGATCGCCGGTGTGCGGTCCTGCGCTGCCTGCTCGCCGAGGATGGACCACTCGAGGTGCGCACGCTGGTTGCACGGATCGCCGACAGCGAGCACGACGCGACGGCCGTCACGCCGCTACTCGATCTCCGCCAGCGCGTGCACGTCTCGCTGTGTCAGACCCACCTCCCGCTGCTCGAACAGTATCGGATTCTCTCGTACGATCAGCCACAGGGACTCGTCGCCCCTGGAGCGACGCTGTCGGCGTTCGAGGCGGTGCTCGATTGA
- a CDS encoding TATA-box-binding protein produces the protein MTDPKDTINIENVVASTGIGQELDLQSVAMDLEGADYDPEQFPGLVYRTQNPKSAALIFRSGKIVCTGAKSTDDVHESLRIVFDKLRELQIQVNEDPEIVVQNIVTSADLGRNLNLNAIAIGLGLENIEYEPEQFPGLVYRLDDPEVVALLFGSGKLVITGGKKPKDAEHAVDKIVSRLEDLGLLE, from the coding sequence ATGACCGACCCGAAGGACACCATCAATATCGAAAACGTGGTGGCGTCGACCGGCATCGGACAGGAACTCGACCTCCAGAGCGTCGCGATGGACCTCGAGGGGGCCGACTACGACCCCGAACAGTTCCCCGGACTCGTCTACCGCACGCAGAACCCCAAATCCGCCGCCCTGATCTTCCGATCGGGGAAGATCGTCTGTACCGGTGCCAAAAGCACCGACGACGTTCACGAGAGCCTGCGAATCGTCTTCGACAAGCTTCGTGAACTCCAGATTCAGGTCAACGAAGACCCCGAAATCGTCGTCCAGAACATCGTCACCAGCGCCGACCTCGGTCGGAACCTCAACCTGAACGCGATCGCGATCGGACTCGGCCTCGAGAACATCGAGTACGAGCCCGAGCAGTTCCCCGGGTTGGTCTACCGACTCGACGATCCCGAAGTCGTTGCCCTGCTGTTTGGCTCCGGGAAACTCGTTATTACTGGCGGCAAGAAGCCGAAAGACGCCGAACACGCCGTCGACAAGATCGTCTCCCGGCTCGAAGACCTCGGCTTACTCGAGTAA
- a CDS encoding TIGR01177 family methyltransferase — protein sequence MYLLELGGEDDAFAAREAASGAADVRRIAPGLAVATAIDPDRIRGLAYTHRASELLGRTDADLMSARALLETAPIDRKGTVAVRATDVHGSSGVSTERAERELGQILVNRGFAVDLDDPDHVLRATFSEGVIEAGGRLEADEATGALFKPADADGAQSIGESVSVCALGWLAAESVRDFGTRAPTDKPFFQPGSMDPLLARAVANVAGARPGATILDPMCGTGGVLVEAGLVGADVVGTDAQAKMVAGARENLQYFLESDEPSPTGVARGSWHVGRGDGTRLPLVDDAVDGVVFDAPYGRQSKIETHRLEDLVSGALAEARRVAPRAVVVADRSWASEARAAGWELEAAFERRVHRSLTRYVLVLERRSV from the coding sequence GTGTACCTGCTCGAGCTTGGCGGCGAGGACGACGCGTTCGCAGCCCGTGAAGCAGCCAGCGGGGCGGCCGACGTCCGTCGAATCGCCCCCGGGCTCGCCGTCGCGACCGCCATCGACCCCGACCGAATCCGTGGATTAGCCTACACGCATCGTGCAAGTGAGTTGCTCGGCCGCACCGACGCCGATCTCATGAGCGCCCGCGCGCTCCTCGAGACTGCTCCCATCGACCGCAAGGGAACCGTTGCAGTTCGTGCAACCGACGTCCACGGCTCGAGCGGCGTCAGTACCGAGCGGGCCGAGCGCGAACTCGGCCAGATTCTGGTGAACCGAGGCTTCGCGGTCGACCTCGACGATCCGGATCACGTCCTTCGGGCGACGTTCTCCGAAGGCGTCATCGAAGCGGGGGGGCGACTCGAGGCGGACGAAGCGACCGGTGCCCTGTTCAAGCCGGCGGATGCCGACGGTGCCCAGTCGATCGGCGAGTCCGTGTCGGTCTGTGCGCTCGGCTGGCTCGCCGCCGAGAGCGTCCGAGACTTCGGAACGCGCGCGCCGACGGACAAACCCTTCTTCCAGCCCGGGAGCATGGACCCGCTGCTCGCCCGCGCCGTCGCGAACGTCGCCGGCGCTCGCCCCGGTGCGACGATCCTCGACCCTATGTGTGGCACCGGCGGCGTGCTCGTCGAAGCCGGCCTCGTCGGCGCGGACGTCGTCGGAACCGACGCCCAAGCTAAGATGGTCGCGGGCGCGCGAGAGAATTTGCAATATTTCCTTGAGTCCGACGAGCCCTCTCCGACCGGCGTCGCCCGCGGCTCGTGGCACGTCGGCCGCGGCGACGGCACCCGACTGCCACTGGTCGACGACGCCGTCGATGGTGTCGTCTTCGACGCACCCTACGGCCGCCAGTCGAAGATCGAAACCCATCGCCTCGAGGATCTCGTCTCGGGCGCGCTCGCCGAAGCTCGGCGGGTCGCCCCGCGAGCCGTCGTCGTTGCAGACCGCTCGTGGGCGAGCGAGGCCCGCGCAGCCGGGTGGGAACTCGAGGCCGCGTTCGAGCGACGGGTCCATCGGTCGCTGACGCGGTACGTGCTCGTGCTCGAGCGCCGGTCCGTCTGA
- a CDS encoding class I SAM-dependent methyltransferase, with protein MDWDEFYRNADYDRCIYLRGEVMVEYLERFLERFGPFERVASVGCGPGGVLFALASRYPETEFHGIDISEQVVADNRDRAAERGLENLTFAVDALPTLETDEQFDLVYSAATLFFVPDTLDAVADLYDHVADGGSLVVNYPDPECPARFDRWLEGRRREAFDLVLSSENVLSTEDIRECCDTEPWDYWDAVDATDDESFLVAETPMVYLEK; from the coding sequence ATGGACTGGGACGAGTTCTACCGGAACGCGGACTACGACCGCTGTATCTACCTCCGGGGCGAGGTGATGGTCGAGTACCTCGAGCGCTTTCTCGAACGCTTCGGGCCGTTCGAGCGCGTCGCGTCGGTCGGCTGTGGCCCCGGCGGCGTCCTCTTTGCCCTCGCGAGTCGCTACCCGGAAACCGAGTTCCACGGGATCGATATCTCCGAGCAGGTCGTCGCCGACAACCGCGATCGCGCCGCCGAACGCGGCCTCGAGAACCTCACCTTCGCCGTCGACGCACTCCCCACGCTCGAGACCGACGAACAGTTCGATCTGGTCTACTCCGCGGCGACGCTGTTTTTCGTTCCCGACACCCTCGACGCCGTCGCTGACCTTTACGACCACGTCGCCGACGGCGGTTCTCTCGTCGTAAACTACCCCGACCCCGAATGTCCGGCCCGGTTCGATCGGTGGCTCGAGGGCCGACGACGCGAGGCGTTTGACCTCGTCCTCTCCAGCGAGAACGTCCTCTCGACTGAGGACATCCGAGAATGCTGTGACACTGAGCCGTGGGATTACTGGGACGCCGTCGACGCGACCGACGACGAGTCGTTTCTCGTCGCGGAGACGCCGATGGTGTATCTCGAAAAATAG
- the pheS gene encoding phenylalanine--tRNA ligase subunit alpha, protein MQLPAQQVAVLEAASADDATSVDALAAATDLPPETVTGAVFELEDEELVAVTERVDETVSLTDEGREYATDGLPEVRLYEAALEAGAGDEPVQMGRVIGASGLEGPQVDIALSNYARKGYGSIDSGEITADPDAEPASDAEANALTELVDADDTPVESVDIDAETLEELERRGLLKRSESTVREVTLTDAAVTELMAGLETAETVGQVTPELLTSGEWEDVEFAEYNVEADAETVEGGNVHILRQMSERVKDVLVGMGFQEMDGPHVDADFWINDCLFMPQDHPARTHWDRFALEQPSHIDELPEDLVERVERAHREGVGEDSEGYHSPWDEDFARALALRGHTTSLSTRYLSGTQIGEIEPPARFFSVEKAYRNDTLDATHLLEFYQIEGWVMAEDLSVRDLMGTFEEFYAQFGITDIQFKPHYNPYTEPSFELFGTHPTTGELIEIGNSGIFREEMLEPLGVDCDVMAWGLALERLAMLTTGAEDIRDLHGTLADLEFLRNAEVTY, encoded by the coding sequence ATGCAACTTCCAGCACAACAGGTCGCGGTCTTGGAGGCCGCAAGCGCGGACGACGCAACGTCCGTCGACGCCCTCGCCGCGGCGACCGACCTGCCACCGGAGACCGTCACCGGGGCAGTGTTCGAACTCGAGGACGAGGAACTGGTCGCCGTCACCGAACGCGTCGACGAAACCGTCTCACTCACCGACGAAGGTCGGGAGTACGCCACCGATGGACTCCCCGAAGTCCGGCTCTACGAGGCCGCACTCGAGGCCGGGGCCGGCGACGAACCGGTCCAGATGGGCCGCGTGATCGGAGCCTCGGGACTCGAGGGGCCACAGGTCGACATCGCGCTCTCGAACTACGCCCGCAAGGGCTACGGCAGCATCGACAGCGGCGAAATCACGGCCGATCCCGACGCCGAGCCGGCTTCGGATGCGGAGGCGAACGCACTCACCGAACTCGTCGACGCCGACGATACACCGGTCGAGAGCGTCGACATCGACGCGGAGACGCTCGAGGAACTCGAGCGACGGGGTCTGCTCAAGCGCTCGGAGTCGACCGTCCGCGAAGTGACGCTGACGGATGCCGCCGTCACGGAGCTCATGGCAGGGCTCGAAACCGCCGAGACGGTCGGGCAGGTCACGCCCGAACTCCTGACCAGCGGGGAGTGGGAGGACGTCGAGTTCGCCGAGTACAACGTCGAGGCCGACGCCGAGACCGTCGAAGGCGGCAACGTACACATCCTGCGCCAGATGTCCGAGCGCGTCAAGGACGTGCTCGTCGGGATGGGCTTTCAGGAGATGGACGGCCCGCACGTCGATGCAGACTTCTGGATCAACGACTGTCTATTCATGCCACAGGACCATCCCGCTCGCACGCACTGGGATCGATTCGCCCTGGAGCAGCCGAGTCACATCGACGAACTGCCCGAGGACCTCGTCGAGCGCGTCGAACGCGCCCACCGCGAGGGCGTCGGCGAGGACAGCGAAGGCTACCACTCGCCGTGGGACGAGGACTTCGCCCGCGCGCTCGCGCTTCGGGGCCACACGACGTCGCTGTCGACTCGCTACCTCTCCGGCACCCAGATCGGCGAGATCGAACCGCCAGCGCGATTTTTCAGCGTCGAGAAAGCCTACCGTAACGACACGCTCGACGCGACGCACCTGCTCGAGTTCTACCAGATCGAGGGCTGGGTGATGGCCGAAGATCTCTCGGTGCGCGATCTGATGGGCACGTTCGAGGAGTTCTACGCCCAGTTCGGCATCACCGACATCCAGTTCAAACCCCACTACAACCCCTACACGGAGCCGTCGTTCGAGCTGTTCGGCACTCACCCCACCACGGGCGAACTGATCGAGATCGGCAACTCGGGTATCTTCCGCGAGGAGATGCTCGAGCCACTCGGCGTCGACTGTGACGTGATGGCCTGGGGGCTCGCCTTGGAGCGACTCGCCATGCTCACGACCGGTGCGGAGGACATCCGCGACCTCCACGGCACGCTCGCCGACCTCGAGTTCCTGCGGAACGCGGAGGTGACCTACTGA